The nucleotide sequence AGAACAAGTTGATTGTACAATTGCAAGATAAACTCCCATTTGTTTTCATCGGTAGGTGTTGTATGCCAATATGCAATGGTAGCTTCCAGATGATACTTGGAAATTTCATTTCCTTCATAAGCTTTTATTAAATAATGATTACCTTTTTCGATTAATTCATTATTCCATAAACTTTTATCTTGCTGGTCAAGTAGAATTGCATCACCTTCTTCATTTGTCCTTGCGTCAAGACGTGAACTTTGAAAGCACATCAAAGCAAGCATGGCATTGGTTTGTGGAGTATTCGTTATTGGATTTTCAGTAAGAATATAAGTTAATCGAACAGCTTCAGAACAAAGATCTTTTCTGATTGCCTGATTATTTGTTTTTGAAAAGTATCCCTCATTAAACAATAAGTATAATGTTCTCAGAACTCCATCCTGGCGTACTTTGACTTCCTCTTCACTTAATATTTTAATTTGAAAATTATTATCCCGAAGCATTGTTCTTGCTCTATGCAATCGCTTTTTAATCGTCTCTGATTTTGATAACAATGCATTGGCTATTTCGTCCACACTAAATCCACAAAGAATTTGGAGTGCTAGACAAATTTGGGCTTCAGCCGAAATGCTCGGATTACAAACAGAAAAAATCATAACCAATTGGCTATCTGAAATATTCTGACTAGTGAATTCGAAATCAATTTCAGCCTTGTCATCATTAGACTTCAAGACTTCCTTGATTTTATTTTCATAAACAGAATGATGCTTAAAATAATCCTTGGTCTTGTTTTTAGCTACTGTATAAAGCCACGCCGTGGGGTTGTCCGGAGCACCTTTAATCCCCCATACCTCGGAAGCTTTTAAAAAAGTTTCACTCGCAATATCTTCTGCTATTTCGATATGCTTTAAATCAAATGAGTTACAAAGTACAGCGACAATCTTGCTATACTCAGTTCTGAATAAATGCGGTATTAATTCGGCTCCTTCCATAGTCTGGAAAGCCCTTGCCTAGTATAGCAAGGGCTA is from Sporocytophaga myxococcoides DSM 11118 and encodes:
- a CDS encoding RNA polymerase sigma factor, with the protein product MEGAELIPHLFRTEYSKIVAVLCNSFDLKHIEIAEDIASETFLKASEVWGIKGAPDNPTAWLYTVAKNKTKDYFKHHSVYENKIKEVLKSNDDKAEIDFEFTSQNISDSQLVMIFSVCNPSISAEAQICLALQILCGFSVDEIANALLSKSETIKKRLHRARTMLRDNNFQIKILSEEEVKVRQDGVLRTLYLLFNEGYFSKTNNQAIRKDLCSEAVRLTYILTENPITNTPQTNAMLALMCFQSSRLDARTNEEGDAILLDQQDKSLWNNELIEKGNHYLIKAYEGNEISKYHLEATIAYWHTTPTDENKWEFILQLYNQLVLIEYSPVTAMNRTFALAKVYGNEIGIKEAEKLNLEDSSHYYSLLGYLYSEIDVNKAISYYKRAIALTKSRTEMQTLTKEIKRLS